The Paenibacillus beijingensis nucleotide sequence TCAACGCGGAATCGAAGTTGGTACAGGATTCGTCTGCCGTAATTGGAACCGGAACTGAACGGCTTACCGTCGCCATCCCGTCGATGTCATAATAAGGTACCGGCTGCTCAACGAGATGCAGCCCATAGGGAGCCATCTGGTTAATCGCACGAATTGCTGTCGGGACGCTCCAGATTTGGTTCGCATCAATTCTTAGCTTCACGTCTGGACCGACGGCGCTGCGAATTTCCTTGATCCGTTTAGTGTCAAAATCGACCTCTCTGCCTACTTTGATTTTGATTTCATCGTATCCTTTGGCTACAAGCTCTTCCGCTTCTTTTGCATTTACGAGTGGATCGTCGATAAACAAATAACCGGCGAAACGAACATCATTCCGATATAATCCCCCCAGCAGGTTATACAGAGGCGTATTCAATATTTTGGCTTTGAGATCCAGCAGAGCAATATCAATGCCGGCCAGAGCATAGTAACCAATTTGCGACCAATTGAGGATATATTCCTCCAATTGATGCAAGATCAGCTCGGTTTGCATCGGATCCTTGCCAAGCAGAAACGGTTTGAATTCTTTTTCAACAATGGTTTGAATGGTCGGAATGGTTGGACCTACACATTCACCCAATCCAATCAATCCTTCATCCGTTTTCAGTTGAATAATAAGTGCAGGAGCATTTCTGCGGGTACCTCCCGACCATTTTGCCGGTTTTTTGAAAGGAATTAGCACAGGTGTTGTAATGACGTCTATAATCCTCATTGTGACACTCCTTAGCCGTTATTATTTTTTCATCAATAGAATATTAAAGAATTATTAAATTGTCAACAATAACATAATTGTTGATGATTTACTGTAAATGTTGACGAAAGAATATTTGTCCGTTATTGTAAAGGGTAGTACCCTAAATACAGACTGGAGGTAAACCTCATATGAACTCCGAATTTCGGTTTTCGATAAAAAAGACAGACACTTTGCGAAATCAAATTTATCAGGATATCAAGGACGCCGTTATCGGCGGACAATTAAAACCCGGTCAGCGATTGCGGGAACAGGATTTATCCAATGACATGGGCGTCAGCCGGGGTCCAATTCGCGAAGCCATTCTGCTGCTGGAGCGCGAAGGACTGCTTGTTACGCAGACCCATCGTGAAACAACCGTCGCTCAAGTGGAGAAAGAAGAAGTTGATGGCTTGCTTAATCCGCTTCGCCTGTTGTTGGAGTCGTTCTGCATCCAGAAAATTATTTCGCTGCTGAGTGACGAACATTTTTCTGACCTCGACAATATTTTGAATGATTTGATTGACGCCTGCAAAAATCAGGATTTGGGGAAGGTTGTCAAAAAAGACTTGCAGTTTCATGAATATCTTGTCTCACTGACCGAAGAGCCATATCTCATTTCACTTTGGTCGGGCGTATCTTCAAGAATTGTTTTCCATTTCATGAACAACTCCCAAATCCATCAGCAAAATGACTTCTCCCTTTTTATCAGCGAACATGTCCAATTGCTTAATGCGATCAAAACGAAAGATTGGTCCAACATTGAGCCGGTCCTGAGAAAACATATTTATTAAGTCGAACGAAAAGCGCCCCTGACATTGCTCAGGGGCGCTTTTCGTTCGACTTCGTTTAAGCAGGATACGCTCCCGCGAATAATGGTGCGGACAACAAAAAAAGCTCCTTGCGTAAATGCAAGGAGCTGAACCTTATAAACGAATGGAGCGGGTGATGGGAATCGAACCCACGCTACCAGCTTGGAAGGCTGGAGTTCTACCATTGAACTACACCCGCAATAAAAGATGGTCGGGACGACACGATTTGAACATGCGACCCCCTGGTCCCAAACCAGGTGCTCTACCAAGCTGAGCTACGTCCCGAAGTTAAAGCTTTATAAATGGCGTGCCCGGAGAGATTCGAACTCCCGGCCTTTTGATTCGTAGTCAAACGCTCTATCCAGCTGAGCTACGGGCACTTATGGAGCGGAAGACGGGAATCGAACCCGCGACCCTCGCCTTGGCAAGGCGATGCTCTACCGCTGAGCCACTTCCGCTTAGGTGGTGCGGTCAAGAGGACTTGAACCTCCACGTCATTGCTGACACTAGAACCTGAATCTAGCGCGTCTGCCAATTCCGCCATGACCGCAAATCATGATATGGTGCGGTTGAGAGGACTCGAACCTCCACGAGCGTACGCCCACTACCCCCTCAAGATAGCGTGTCTGCCATTCCACCACAACCGCAAATATTTATAAAGTGAGCCATGAAGGACTCGAACCTTCGACACCCTGATTAAAAGTCAGGTGCTCTACCAACTGAGCTAATGGCTCATAACAAATGGCTGGGGATCTAGGATTCGAACCTAGGCATGACGGAGTCAAAGTCCGTTGCCTTACCGCTTGGCTAATCCCCAACAGGATTTAACATGGGGCGATCGAGGGGAATTGAACCCCCGAATGCCGGATCCACAAACCGGTGCGTTAACCACTTCGCCACGATCGCCATGAAAAATAACTGGTGGAGGATGATGGATTCGAACCACCGAACTCGTCAGAGAACAGATTTACAGTCTGCTGCGTTTGGCCACTTCGCTAATCCTCCAAGGGTGGTGCCGTCGAGAGGACTTGAACCCCCAACCTACTGATTACAAGTCAGTTGCTCTACCAATTGAGCTACAACGGCATGGACCTTTATAAAAATGGTGGCTCGGGACGGAATCGAACCGCCGACACGAGGATTTTCAGTCCTCTGCTCTACCAACTGAGCTACCGAGCCCTATAATTTCATAAGTGGCGGAGCTGACGGGATTCGAACCCGCGGTCTCCTGCGTGACAGGCAGGCATGTTAGGCCTCTACACCACAGCTCCGTATTCCGTATAGGGTATTCCGACGTCTTGAACGCGCGTACGGAAGTCTCCAATAATAATGTTTGGTTGCGGGGGCAGGATTTGAACCTGCGGCCTTCGGGTTATGAGCCCGACGAGCTACCGGACTGCTCCACCCCGCGGTAAGATGATGGTGGACGCTGACGGGATCGAACCGCCGACCCTCTGCTTGTAAGGCAGATGCTCTCCCAGCTGAGCTAAGCGTCCAGGTTATTGGTGACCCGTAGGGGATTCGAACCCCTGTTACCTCCGTGAAAGGGAGGTGTCTTAACCCCTTGACCAACGGGCCTTGAAAAATGAAATCGAACGGAGAGAGAGGGATTCGAACCCTCGCACCGCTTGCGCAGTCTAACCCCTTAGCAGAGGGTCCCCTTGAGCCACTTGGGTATCTCTCCAAATGAATGGCTCCCCGAACAGGACTCGAACCTGTGACAACTCGATTAACAGTCGAGTGCTCTACCAACTGAGCTATCAGGGAACGAATAGGTGAATGGTGGAGCCAAGGAGGATCGAACTCCTGACCTCCTGCTTGCAAGGCAGGCGCTCTCCCAGCTGAGCTATGGCCCCATTATTTTCCCTGTCATGAAGCGGAATCTCCGTAAAATTACCGGTCCTAAGCTTCAAAACCCGTTTAGGAAAGTATGGTGGGCCCTAGTGGACTCGAACCACCGACCTCACCCTTATCAGGGGTGCGCTCTAACCAGCTGAGCTAAGGGCCCGTACTCATAACAAAACCCACTGTTGTGGGTATTTTGGATAACAAATTACACCCTGAAAACCGGATGCGAAAGATTGCTTGTGCTTCCTTAGCTGATTCATATGCCTTGCGGTTTTCCTCACTTGGAAAACCCATTAGGATAAGCCCTCGACCGATTAGTATTCGTCAGCTGCACACGTTGCC carries:
- a CDS encoding mandelate racemase/muconate lactonizing enzyme family protein, with protein sequence MRIIDVITTPVLIPFKKPAKWSGGTRRNAPALIIQLKTDEGLIGLGECVGPTIPTIQTIVEKEFKPFLLGKDPMQTELILHQLEEYILNWSQIGYYALAGIDIALLDLKAKILNTPLYNLLGGLYRNDVRFAGYLFIDDPLVNAKEAEELVAKGYDEIKIKVGREVDFDTKRIKEIRSAVGPDVKLRIDANQIWSVPTAIRAINQMAPYGLHLVEQPVPYYDIDGMATVSRSVPVPITADESCTNFDSALKLIEKRAVSAFTVYPSEAGGLLKAKQIVELANSYGIWCVTGSWAETGIATMANAHLIASSRNFVFASDTHYEWYASDVLQDKLNIVDGKLAMSGRSGLGIDLASDFNGLAKDEIREMVFYDDESAVEFQPRIGMIL
- a CDS encoding GntR family transcriptional regulator, which codes for MRNQIYQDIKDAVIGGQLKPGQRLREQDLSNDMGVSRGPIREAILLLEREGLLVTQTHRETTVAQVEKEEVDGLLNPLRLLLESFCIQKIISLLSDEHFSDLDNILNDLIDACKNQDLGKVVKKDLQFHEYLVSLTEEPYLISLWSGVSSRIVFHFMNNSQIHQQNDFSLFISEHVQLLNAIKTKDWSNIEPVLRKHIY